One Dioscorea cayenensis subsp. rotundata cultivar TDr96_F1 chromosome 17, TDr96_F1_v2_PseudoChromosome.rev07_lg8_w22 25.fasta, whole genome shotgun sequence DNA window includes the following coding sequences:
- the LOC120280985 gene encoding protein DETOXIFICATION 51-like, translated as MHSITTPNNDNNNNNNNNNNINVFQEATSLLNLSLPIALTALLLYSRSIISMLFLGSLGDLPLAAGSLAIAFANITGYSILSGLSLGAEPLCSQASGASRPDLLSLSLFRSSLLLLSISLPLSLLWLNSSKILTFFNQDHDISLLSQSYLLFSLPDLFSFSLINPIRIYLRSQSITRPLTLSAAISAAVHLPANLIASKLHLGVPGVAAASATSNLFMLLTLLPFARQTRYPSIRDCLTGWGPLARLAAPSCASVCLEWWWYELLIILCGLLPDPKPAIAAMGVLIQTTALVYVFPSSLGSGASARVGNELGANRPGRARSAARVAVGLAGLLGFIAMGFAAGVRQRWGRMFTQDGEIVRLTAAALPIVGLCEVGNCPQTVGCGVLRGSARPAHAARINLGAFYLVGMPVAVGLGLGLGLGFCGLWMGLLAAQICCAGFMIYIVGTTDWEAQARRAQLLTYGNIEVHNCDLKIMEEGKGLVDEKGVDEDGDEDEDRDEEVCFQPLIENKMSVMER; from the coding sequence ATGCACTCCATTACCACCCCAaacaatgacaacaacaacaacaacaacaacaacaacaacatcaatgtTTTCCAAGAAGCAACATCACTTTTAAACCTCTCACTCCCCATAGCACTCACTGCTCTCCTTCTCTACTCTCGTTCCATCATCTCCATGCTCTTCTTAGGCTCTCTCGGCGACCTCCCTCTAGCCGCCGGCTCCCTTGCCATCGCCTTCGCCAACATCACCGGCTACTCCATCCTTTCCGGCCTCTCTCTCGGCGCCGAACCTCTCTGTTCCCAAGCCTCCGGTGCTTCCCGCCCTGAccttctctcactctctctcttccgttcctctctccttctcctctctATCTCCCTCCCTCTCTCCCTCCTCTGGCTCAACTCCTCCAAGATCCTCACTTTCTTCAATCAAGACCATGAtatttctcttctctctcaAAGCTACCTCCTTTTCTCCCTCCCTgacctcttttccttctctctcaTTAACCCCATCCGCATCTACCTCCGTTCCCAATCCATCACTCGTCCGCTAACCCTCTCCGCCGCCATCTCCGCCGCCGTTCACCTCCCCGCCAACCTCATCGCCTCAAAACTCCACCTTGGTGTCCCCGGCGTCGCCGCCGCCTCTGCCACCTCCAACCTCTTCATGCTTCTCACTCTCCTCCCTTTCGCCCGCCAAACCCGTTATCCCAGCATCCGAGATTGCCTTACCGGGTGGGGCCCGTTAGCCCGTCTCGCGGCCCCAAGCTGCGCTTCAGTTTGCTTAGAGTGGTGGTGGTACGAGCTCCTCATCATCCTTTGCGGGCTTTTACCCGACCCGAAACCCGCTATCGCCGCCATGGGCGTTCTAATCCAAACCACTGCTTTGGTCTACGTGTTCCCCTCTTCGTTGGGTTCGGGCGCTTCGGCCCGGGTTGGAAACGAGCTCGGTGCGAACAGGCCCGGTCGAGCCAGGTCAGCAGCTAGAGTCGCTGTTGGGCTTGCGGGTTTATTGGGCTTCATCGCAATGGGCTTTGCTGCCGGAGTTAGGCAACGGTGGGGCCGGATGTTTACTCAGGACGGGGAGATCGTGCGGCTGACAGCTGCTGCGTTGCCGATCGTAGGGCTGTGCGAGGTCGGTAACTGTCCTCAAACGGTTGGGTGCGGTGTGTTGCGTGGGAGTGCCAGGCCGGCACATGCGGCCCGGATAAATTTGGGTGCGTTTTATTTGGTGGGAATGCCGGTTGCGGTTGGACTAGGACTTGGGCTTGGTCTTGGGTTTTGTGGGCTTTGGATGGGCTTGCTTGCTGCCCAGATATGTTGTGCTGGGTTTATGATTTATATAGTGGGGACCACTGATTGGGAGGCTCAGGCTCGTAGGGCCCAGTTGCTCACTTATGGGAATATTGAGGTTCACAACTGTGACTTGAAGATTATGGAGGAAGGGAAAGGTTTGGTTGATGAGAAGGGAGttgatgaagatggagatgaagatgaagatagagATGAGGAGGTTTGTTTTCAACCgttgattgaaaataagatgTCCGTGATGGAGAGATGA